The sequence ccctcgcgGCCTTGGCGGCTGATGccgcgggagcggcggtggcgcctccCTCCTCGGCCGACGTGTGCTGGctcccctcggcggcggcggcggtgctggggGTGTCCTCTTATTGGCGCGCATTGTGGCGACgatggggaagaggagagagagccgagaggagagagggaatgacatgtggggcccatgtgggccccaccatatatattttgttgtgtagctgacatgtgggcccacgtgggccccaccatttttaaattatttttttgtgtgcagctgacatgtggggccacattttttattaattttctaAGATATAatagccacgtaagcgccatgtcaatgccacatGGGACGGAcacctagtcaaacaagccacgtatgcgccacgtcagccaaaaccgccttcaaaaccgccgagggaccacGTTTACCCAGTTTTCACAAGTTGGAAGACGggtcatacccggttttgcggtcaagggacgaaaatcgaactgggcgacaaatagagggacccaaagtgaacttattccgtacTATATTTCTGACAAGGTTGGGCCCTGGTAAAAGAAATTGGGCTTAAAGCATCACCAACACAAAGAGCCCGGCCCACGGCCCACGCAAAcatgccctcctcctcctccttccccaactctcgcctccccgccggcggcggcgccaggggcggcggaggcggaggcggaggaagatCCGGCGGAGGATGGAGCAGCGTGCGCCCCTGGGGCTCCAGCTAGCAGCAGCCGGTAAACCTAGCGTGTGCGAATATTACTCCTGCACTGTGCGAATTTCACCTGTTCAGAAATtgcattagttttttttttttttttttttttgctagagtAAACGAGTCTTATGTGCACCTTCACTTTGTTGATCTAATACGTAGTAATCGTGTTGTAGGTTCTCCGTACGAAGGATGATATTTTTTCCTCATCGATATTGTATTTCCGATTGAGTATCCATTTAAACCTCCCATGGTGAGAACACTAAGAACTTTCACTTTATCTTTTTTGTCTTATGTTTGCTTAAATGGGCTATGAGGTTTCTAGCCATCTACGTCTAAAATGCTTGTGTAGAATGTTGACATTTTCTCTCCTTGTATGTATGCATTCTACCTAATGCCTTGATTCATGAGTGATAATGAGTATGACCAATGAGTGATCATATGATCCCTGTTGTtgggaaaaaataaaatctagaaCGATGTGACACTCCAATTCAGTAATTATTGATATATTGCTATGGATTCACCACGCGGTAGCGATGTTAAGGTAAGGTAGGAAAGACTTGCATCGAAAGAAATGTTTTTAAGAGACATGGGCATGGCTAAAATCTTGAAGAACTGGAACAGGAATTCAAATAGGGTTGAATAATTGGTTGGGATAGTATTTTTGTATAGCTCCTTTTGCTTCAGTATAAAAACAGAATAACAAAAGCGATGAGCATTGGTATGTAAATGCATATGTCATTTTGTTTCAAAAGTCTAATGTCACCaaacttattttaatttcttcaatAAGAATGATATAAATTAATTTGCTAAACCTTTTAGGAAATAGAAAATGCACCGAGTTGTCTCTCAAGATTCAAGATTCACACTAAAATGGAATATTCAATGAACATTTTGAGGAGACAGTAAATGACTGTTCAAGGACAAGCCCAGCAAATAGTGTGATGGTTAGAAGGACCTAGATTGCAAAAGAATTATGTTAAAGCCAGTTTATTTTACTGCTAATTAACGCTATGTTTGCTTCTTTTAAAGCGGCTTGCGTTCATTTGAAGGTAAGAGCCATTTTACCTCTTTCCAATATGGTCTTGATTATTTATGAAGAAAACTTATCAGGAGATTGTTTTATGCTTAGTGTCCAAGAAATAAGAAATTAATTGCGCAGAGTTGCTAAAATGTTGTTTTCCTAGTTGCCTGCTGTTTTTTGTTGATACTGATGTGAAAAAGGTGTTCTTTTACAAAGAATGGTTTTGTCCATTGGAAGCCTTACTAATATGTGCTTGGGCATCGCATTCATCCTATGCtgacatatttgttttcattttgtgGATCTTGGCTTAGAATATAAGGGAGTCTGGTGAATAACAAAAAGCCTTCTAAATGCTGTTTTTCAGTACATTTAGTGGTGTCATTGACTAATAAGTATCCACCTGCTGGCCATAGCCTACAGCCCTATGTGAGCACCTGCAGCTTGTTTTGGTGGTTACTAAGACTGCTATTATCTTTTCCAGCTATTACCATCATCAACTTATAATGACTTGATGGTAGGTAGGACAGGAGGGATCCAAACAGCCAACCTCAATCTCCGCTCTTCAGTATTTCATGGAGCATCTGAAATTCTCCCCCCATTCTCTAGATATCAGACCTGGAAGCCTGGAGCAATTCTAGCCCTTCTTTGACTGAACACACAACCCTGTAGTGGCCAACCTTTTACCTTGACCAGGACATGGAACCATACAAACACCAATGCAGGCGAACATGGCAAACATATTGATGCTGATAATACTATAACTCCAAATAATTTGGCAATAGCAAGTGAATTTTCTCATGTTTTCTAGACAGTTGATAGCACCATTATAATAAGAAATACACTGTAAGCTGGTAATTGTGGCTTCATATTTGACGtttcaataattaaaaaaaatatttaaaatactttacTCTTCTAGTTGAACGTGTTAACTTCTCAATATTGAAGGGAGTTGGAATTTCAATACAGTATATATAATAGAAGCATGGAACAATTGAGATCCCCCTGCTGTAATTTTATCTGATACTTTAGCATTAGAGGACCTCAACCTGTGGTTATAACTGTTCTATCACTACTGTAGGTTAACTTTCAAGACAAGGATTTACTACTGCAATGTTTACTCCACTGGTAACTTGAGTATGGACATTTTAAGGGAAGGCTGGAGTCCTGCTTTTACTATTTCAAAGGTGCTACTTGCCACTAAAGCAATCATCGCAAACCTGATCCATGTATGTTCCAAGTTACAATATTATCAGGATAGTTATGTTTCTGAACTATCTTATATTACTTAACATGTAGTCCTGTTCAAGCTAGTTGTAATATACACATAATTGTTGCTTCATTTCAACTTGAAAACTTCCTCTTGTGCCAAGCATTGGACGTTTATAGTTGACTGATAGAAATAAGCACGATGAAATAGCTGTGGAGTGGACGATGGGGTTTGCAAGATAGGGAGTTCTATCTGCATCTAAGCAAGATCACTGACTCTGCAAATGAATATCTTTGGCGTGCCCTGAGATGTAAAATGTTGGGAAAGGACCAATACTTTTTTTAGGCTGACCTGTGACATAATATGTAGCCTGTGCATTCTATATTAGACAATTATTATGATTGTATTGTACTTATGAAAGCTGCCCTCAGTATTTCTTCAGAACCAATTCTTCCAATTTATGAGTAAGTTTCCTAAATGCTATTTATTGGAACTGGGCATTACCTCCTATCGCGAGGTGTCAGTGTAATTTGTTCAAACGAATAATTTAGGTTAACGACTCCAGTCAAAGGAAGTGAAGATGTGTCAGTACTCAGTCAAATCTTTTGCTTGAAACCAAATATTGCTGGTCCTCCGCTCTTAGGTAGTTGGGAATAGCTTCAAATACACAGCAATTTTCTTTATTTCAGAACTTTTCCCCTACTTCCTAGCATTCCTTATGCTGAGTGATTCATATATACTGTCATCTTGCAAAATACAATTTTGATGTACTAGAACCTTATTATTTCAGAACAAATATTATAGATGTCTGTGGGCTTGTGGCAGAATATTGATCACTTGTTTGCTAATACTAACTTTAATTTCACTTCTTGTAGGGATTAAAGGCTACTAGGACAGGCACTGATCTTCCAAATGACCAAACCAGACTTTACCTCTGAAAAGGACATTTTACCAGATCACTTATTCCCAGTATGTACTATGCATCTACTGATCACATCAGGCAACCTATAACAACTCCACCCCTGAGAAGAAGCAAGTTGCTCTTTCTGGTTTTCTTTCTCCTCAAACCACTGACAATGGCCACCGAGTGTGATGTGAACAAATCCCGCCGCTTCGATCCTGGCATGTCGAGGCGAACACGAAGATCAACGAGTCTCATCGCTTGTTATCAAGATCAACATGCGCCGTCCCTGGTGCAGCAGCTACGCCAAGATGACAAGCTGAAGACATTGTTCCAGTGCCAAGGTATGGAGCTTCAGCCACCATATCCATATGAAGATCAGGAGCTGCAAAGCGAAGGTGATGAACAGGAGACACCGAATCGATACCATGATGAGCAGGAGGAGAAACCTCACCATTATCTAGATGAAGAGCAGGAGAAGAAACCATTCCAGGATCAAGACGGAGAGAGGAAAATACCAAAGCAATATCTTGATGAGGATCAGAAGACAGTGCAGCAATGCCAATATGAGGACAAGATGACGCCAAATCAATACAAAGATGAGGAGAATACTACTGGGCAATACCAAGATGAGGAGCAGAAAATAGCTAAACAatgcaaagaagaagaagaagaagaagaagaagaagagaagacatTAGAGAAGTATCAAGATGAAGAGCACAAGTCACTCAAGGCACAACACCAATGCCAAGACACGGAGCGGAAGGCCCCGGGGCAATGCAAAACTGCGAAGACGAAACTGATCACGCCGCCTTGTGCCGACGATGTGCCCCGGTTCTCCCTTCAGGATCTGATACAAGAGAAGCAGCTCCTCATCGGAGAAGCCAAGGCCACCCGCAAGCTCGGAAACAGGGAGAAAGCCATTGCTAATCATAAACTCCCTCCACCTCCGGCTGCCTCCAGCGCGACGTTGGCCATGGTGATAAAGCGACCTGATGGGGGAAAGAAGTCGATGGGAGTGATCCGCCGGTGCGTGCAGGCCCTGAACCAGATGGTCAAGGCCAAACATGGCTCCAAGAAGAACAAGCCTCCTTTCTAATCaagtgagtacatgcatctgGTCCAGAGTTCCCTGGTAGAATCGGCACATCTCAGAATAATGCACTGTTACTGTGCAAATACATAGTTTTTTGGGGGATAGTTCTTCAAGATGTGCAGAATCTGCCAAGGAACTCTAGAGCAAGGCCAACCATATTTTCAACTTTAGTAGTAAGGTGTCATGATCTATGTGTCATTATGGCATTTGGTCAGCAATATTTGTAATTACTCAATGATGTACCAGATGAGAAGCATCAGAGTCTAGCTAGTTCACGCGCTCTGAATGCATCTTGTGCAAAGCTATACTGTATATTACAGGAAGTATGAACAGGAGGGAATTGCACAGTTCTACACCTACACTTTCTCTGAGTATCAGGTCAGAGATGGTGTTGGTGCACGCTCACTTTCTATATTTCTGATAGTCACGTCTCCTTTTCATTTTGGTTTATGCGTGATGAATGTTGAGAGTACCGTGttagtgaaagaaaaaaaatgagagtgaAGATGCAACATGCCATCACATATTGCTGCTCTTTTGATGATATGTGACAGTTTTTGATGTTGTCGACTTTTGCAGTTCTGCATTGGGTTTGCTAGGCCTGCAGGGGTTGTTTTCAAAGCAATTGGCTTCACATTTTCTTTAGAAGAGGTTTGCTAGGGGTGAGTTTTTAATATTATCAACTGACATAGAGCAACCGGCCAAAAAGGATAAGGTGgctttagggaaaaaaaacttggaAAAAACAATAGGCTCTGTAGAACTTAAAATGTAGAAAACATGATATGTATAGTCCATTGTcatcaatttatttatttaatgagTTGAAAAGACATCCTGCCACAAAGACCAAGTGCCTCTGAAAGGGAACTTGAAGCAAAAACCATGTGTTTCTCTGAAAATGAGGATACGTTGGTAGATGTAATAATCATACTTAATACTCGATTTCTATAGAAGTCCccaagaaaatatatttcaagAGGTATGCAACACAGACCTTTAATTATCAACAAATCTTGAAATACTtagtttgaaaaaataaaaatgttacgTGCAAATTTTTGCACTGAAAACAGAAGTACTTTCGTAACCCCATAAACTTCTTAGATTTTACAAACATATTAGTACAATAAAATGCATTcggcgccgccacgcccgccgtcgccggagacggaATCGGAGCGCCAACTTCtgcaaacacacacacacaaacacaacgtcgtcgtcgacggtcAGTCACCCACTCCACGGCGGCGGACGTTCGCCGgagaaatggaagaagataataatagcatatatgctACCACTCACGGCGCAACTCGAATCGTGCATCCGCTCTCTGCGCCGCGCCCACGGGACAACCCAGAGAGAACATAACCCAACTCGAATCGGAGTCTTATCAACGAATTAATCAATCCAAATCCGAATCGTTCTTAATTATCAGACTCCTGCGCCTATATATCCAGCCCAAGGCTGCCACCTTGTAGTtgtagctcgatcgatcgcttcCATACTTGTATAGCTAGCAGCAACACGATCGAGGCGCAGCAGCGGCATACACACCGAACAACTTgtcgttgtcggcggcggcggaggcctctCGTTGTCGTTGGATCACCGACGCCGgcgaacagcggcggcggcggcatgaagGTGGTTATgtcggaggtggaggcgagcaTGATGGCGAAGGGGAACATCCCGCCTCATGTGATCGTCCTCATGCCCAGCAGTAATCCCATTATTCCAGACCAACTCGACACGACCACCACAATCCAAGACCAACCTCCCTCTCCCTGCCCCGACTGGATTATAATGGTAAGTTACAACTTgcgtcaaagtcaaactgttgactatgtttatagacaaatataataatatttatattaccaaattagttttattaaattataattaaatatatttttataataaatttatcttggtttgaaaatattacttttcttttataaacttggccaaacttgaagcaatttgattttgaccaaagctAAAACATCTTAcgacctgaaacggagggagtattgttaattaattaccgcCTCATTCTCCCCAACTAGCTTAATTCTATTATATCCGTACTAAAAGAAGAGATCATGTTTCTTGTTGCAGGTACTTGTTTTGGGTCTGTTCATCGGTATATCCATCTTTGTCTCGCTCTAATTTAGACCAAAGACAGACTACTAACAGGCAAAAAAACTGACAATTCAATACTTAACAGAAAACAGCACAAAATACTGGCAGGATTCTTCTCAATCTTCAGGATTAGCTCAGACCCTCCAAGTATCACTTTTCCTTCAAGAACTGGATGAGTTTCTTCCATTGCTGTATCAAACCGATTATTTCCAGGATCAGTTGTATTGGAGATTTCAGCAAACTgtactcaacaacaaaattatttCTTCTTGTCCACAATGCCCAGCAGATAGCTGCTAGAATAACCACAATTATGTTCAGCGTTTTCGGCTCTATTATTTGCTGCCATGGACGTGGGAGCTATGACCTTAATTATGAGCAATCCGTGTTAGTGTCGGAGTAAATTTCTTTTACGAAAAAACACATATCGTAGGGTTGAGAATTGAGCGACTGAGCGTTATACGACCTTGCTTTTGTTGTAATGATTTGGCAAATCTCTTTCGCTAGAAGAAAAGTTTAACTACTATGTTTCGTTCAATGGAGTACATGCTTGAGGTGGTGGTGTGGCGGAGGGCCGGAGGCGATAGCATTgccccgagagagagagagagagacggagtGGATTGAGGTGGCAACTATAGGGTGCAACAGAGTAGATTGGGCGGCGGTGACAGCGACACGACGATGACTAAGAGTGCAAGTGGCTAACCCGCTAACTCACTTATAGATCAAATAAGCATATAATCGGGATGGTGGCGACGGAGCCACGACGGTGAAGAACGGTACAAGTGGCTAACCCACAAAATCACCTCCCTTACCCATTTATTTGATCTATAGGTCAGTTTGCATGGTCACCACTTGCGCCCTTAACAGTGTCGATATGAGTGGATCATCATATTTAATAGGAAGGGGTTATTATTGGTTAAGAAGTGGAGGAatgtgggaaaagtgaatggtagaGGGctatgattggttgggaaggaaatgttggtgaagaaattgttatattttgggacagatccTAAgcgctaaaagttattatatttggggacggaaggagtacctTCATTCTagaatataaaaattattagtgTTGGACACAGGTACTAAAAAgtagataaaattaaataagagaattttgtgattagttgagaagCGGAGATAGGTGggaaaattattatattttaggataaattttgaataatataagttgttatattttagaaatagaaaataagttttatagcagttcccaaaaaaaatatatttatttatggtGGAATTTATTCATCTGAGTTCTAAGTGTTAGATTTGATATGGGTTATAGGGTAGatgactaattatttttttcaactgCAGACACTCGTATTTACGATAGTGAGACGGCTGTGGTGGCTTTATCAATCTCAAGATGCATATGTAAACCCAGCCTCTCAGAGGTATTCATTTAGGTAGGACGTCCGTGTGCGTGCTCATAAGGAGATGAAAGTGCGTGTATGGTGAATGATTGTATTTGAATCATGTTTCCAAAAACGAACGTGCATCAATAATTTACTCTAAAGTGTTTTGGCACCATTAATTTTTAGTTCTGAACTTAcgcttcctttttttaaaaaaaaaaataagggacAAAGGGTGTTGGTACACCGGTACAAACGGTACCTTTTGCTTGTGAATCGTAAATTTATTAATTAGCCATCCATTACAATGTCCTTACTTTTACATTGTTGACGGAGACTGCAGTTTTTATCAAAACAATTCAAAATAGTAATAATGTCGTTGTACTTGTGACGTTTCTCCTTCTGCATATATACATtttccctccgtactcgtaaagaaagttgttttggacagcgacacgatcttcaaaatataactttgacttcttgtttctataaaaatatttattaaaaaatgatatatatatatgtatacttttatgaaagtatttttcaagacaaatatatttatataatttttacatttttaaactcaacaacttaaaagttatttatgatttatatttctaagatTTAATTTAAATATTGTTCTAAACGATTTTCTCTAAGGGAGCATAGAACATAGTGCATGAACCAAATATGCCAACCGGTAAAAATCTATGAATTGGCAGGTAGCATTTGGCTAGAGTTGGCCAACCAGACCAATCTAACTATATGCAAGATACTACTCACCAACCTAATTAACCAACTATAAGCACATTTTTTTGGGCATAATATGTTGTGCTTTGACTAGAAAGAATATGCAACATTACTATATATGAGTCAGTA is a genomic window of Oryza glaberrima chromosome 7, OglaRS2, whole genome shotgun sequence containing:
- the LOC127779512 gene encoding uncharacterized protein LOC127779512, encoding MYYASTDHIRQPITTPPLRRSKLLFLVFFLLKPLTMATECDVNKSRRFDPGMSRRTRRSTSLIACYQDQHAPSLVQQLRQDDKLKTLFQCQGMELQPPYPYEDQELQSEGDEQETPNRYHDEQEEKPHHYLDEEQEKKPFQDQDGERKIPKQYLDEDQKTVQQCQYEDKMTPNQYKDEENTTGQYQDEEQKIAKQCKEEEEEEEEEEKTLEKYQDEEHKSLKAQHQCQDTERKAPGQCKTAKTKLITPPCADDVPRFSLQDLIQEKQLLIGEAKATRKLGNREKAIANHKLPPPPAASSATLAMVIKRPDGGKKSMGVIRRCVQALNQMVKAKHGSKKNKPPF